A window of Macrobrachium rosenbergii isolate ZJJX-2024 chromosome 58, ASM4041242v1, whole genome shotgun sequence genomic DNA:
ACCCGAATTTTAACAGAGCAGTGCATCTagtggggaatgaaaaaggacataaaaaactggatGAGAGAATGCCCAGTGTCAGACATCAAAAACAACAAGGCACATAGAGAGtggaataggagagttccacacaactCACCGCTGACTCGCtcacatccacgtcgacatagTGGGACCTCTACCCCCTTCGAGGGGTACGGATACTTGTTTACCATCatcgacagaaataccaggtggcccaaagcaatACATATATGGCCAGAAAAGTGTGCATCCTCAATGAACTGTAGAACgcaaaatatgcattcatacGGGTAGACACACACAGaacccccctctccccagcctaaTCGGGACCATACCATGTCATCCAGAGAAGACACAAAGCCTACCAAATGGCAGTGGACGGCAGAACTACGTGGGTTTCCATTGAGTGCCTAAAGccagcatacctcccagacaccgacCTGCATGTGTAAGCCTCTCCAAGGAGGGGGGAGTCCTATAGGATCCCACACAGACTCTCACATTGTCCATCTTACCTGCCAAGCTAATTTCCTCACAACGAGATCTCTGCAGGCCAAGTACACGCATttaagaaacacagcagatgtcacacatcctttgtacatatattcgcCTTCATATTGTTGTGTTAAATGTATCATTGTAAGCGCAAGCATTACAGTGTCAGCATTCCAGCtctatgtatcataacttcattcatgttttgtgtattaatttatgtatgtttttacagcctccaacaaacacagttgtactctgacctctgttttgttctgtTCGCCTTGtctcaggcactacatttccgctcgcaagagctattgacctatctgtttgttgtttgaataaatcagtaagttgtAGATGCAGtctcttactcatgccttcgctACAACATTTTCACCAAAGTACATTAAAATCTTGAATAACGTTATTGCCTAGTGCATTATCAGATAGTCTATTAAATGCAAGAAACCTACCAAATAAAGACATCAGTTCAATCTTGTGCTATGGTAGAAACCTTGAATACTAACATAAATTTCTGTAATATAATATGATTGCTAAGATATATTATCTAATAACAGCAGTTCCTTTTAAATGCATGAAACCTGCCCAAGAAAGACTTAAATTCTTATTCCAGTGCtcttggaaaaaatgaaattagactTTCCCAGGCTTTTATCTATTGATATATGGAGATTTCAGTGCATTagcaaattaatttatttcataagttATACTCTGATAGTACTGTTGTGTATTACATTGTATTACCTGATAGTGACGAATACCTGTCATATTAATGCAAGTTATGGTAAATCATTATGAGATGTAACAATACTCTACTAAAGGATCTAGAATTCTTAAGTGTCTCACCTCCAGTATGCACAATAATAATGGACTACACTACATGTTTTGAGCCTAGAAAGCTTTTTGAACCAAGATATTATTTGATAAGTccataaaactaaaataagtcagaatacttagctaagagtttgtCCATGCCTTAGCCAGTGAGCACCAGTGAATCAATGAACTATTTCCAAATAACCCCTGAATGTGAGACCACCTCGATGTGGTGAAAGGGCTATTGAAACCATGAAATTTGTTCCCCAGGTTTAAAACCAGCAGTCCTATGTATCATGGCATAttgattttggttaatttttttgtgattttccacttggtaaaatttattggacttaATAAACAGGAAAAGGTATCCCAAAAGGCATCATAGCTGCAACTGGGTTTATATATGAAgctaatagtgggaactgtggtagaatcatcaactacccgataatgtttggacctgagaaaTATCACATTGGTATctcaagggcagaactattctATAGAGATGGGCCATAGATTCCAGGGATGGTCTGGTTTTGGGGATAGGACTCTAGGCATTTTGTCtctttgcccataatatgataagggtggggatgattgtattcttgtaatactctgagttggcttacacttgggccaccaTAGTTGTGTTTTGCCATCCCCTGTGAGGTAGGGTTgggggtggacatttgggagttggctTCTAGTGGTGTCATTGTTGTATaataaaccccatgaaaagctgatgatatctttttaagattttcaggtttacttGATTTTTCTCTTGTTACTTGATCTTTATGTTTAGCAATAAAGTATTAAGTGCCCCCGGGCCCCTTGATGATACCCTTTTGGCACAGATGGTAACCTCTGAACCCTCTTCTGAGAACCTATGTTTTGAAAAGGCTAGGAGACCacctagtgtaattacactggaaccctatgctccagcacagagcaaaGGGAAAGTGACCAGAATTGTACAtgaaataggaccaggaatatttgaaacctcctatgataagtatttgacctttaacctggaagattctaattgtgacatttttaatgtgtacagagaCGTTATGAAGTGATGTGGTCAAGAGCCTAAGATATCTGAAGGCcaaggaaaggaaaactgacagtagagtcagcctcagcaaaagaaagtaaaacaattaaaagcattattgcaTCTTGGAAGAGTTAAAGTGGACTGCTCTgtacatgctttttggaatcactccaagggaatgatatttgcaccccAACTGGTTACATACTCAGAAGAGAaacttgaagaagaaataaaagatcagGGTGTGATTAGAATTGAAAGGACGAAGAAGATCAATGGGGCCTAAGTTCCACTGccaaatttcattattacattcaATTAAACCTGCTTGCCCAATGTAAGAAAAACAGCATGATCACgttttaaggttaagcaatatatcccaagaccaAGGAGATCTTTTATTATCAAGAATATGATCATATGTTGTGGTCTTATAGGCAGAAGCTACAAGGCAAGTCTGCCACATGTGTTAAGTGTAGTGAATCACAGCAtggtgtatgttataaagaagcaaaatgtatacattgtggagatgatcatccaccatcttcacaaaattgtgatgtgtacatcatggaaaaggagataCAGACTTTAAGGGTAACTGAACATATCACATTTACATTGGCTAAACAGAAAGGTTATGCTGGtaatttctggtactcctgcctcttcggaggcaGCGCCAGTGATTTCTGGTCCTCCTACCACTTCGGAGACTGCACCAGTTGTTTGCAGCACTCCTGCCTTTTTGGAGGCCATGCCAGATATgcctggcactcctgcctctgtGGAGACTGTGCCAGTTATGCCAGTTGTGTCTGCCTCTGTGGAGGCTGTGCCAGCTATAGCTAGCAATGTTGCCTCGTTGGAGGCTGTATTATCTGTACCTGGTCCTTGTGTCTCCATGGAACCTGCACCAACTGTGACTGGTGCACCTGATGCTTCAAAGGAAGCACAAAATGTTTGTGACACATCCAGTCCTCTTCAGGCAGCACCAGCTTTTTCTGGTGCTCCTGAGCTTGATATTCCTTTGACAAAGACAAATCAAAAGTACCCAACACCCAAAATACTGGGAGGTTGTGCCATCTGCAGCAGGTTTCTCCTCCATGGAAATGGCACAGTCATCAACCTTGAATTGGAAGGCAGCCATTAACAATTAATCTCCCTCCAGAAAAAAGCAGGAGCAAGGCAGTAAAGTTAAATAACTGAAAAGGGGCTCTAGTTTAACAGTCTCAAAACCTaggtaaaattcattcattttctccactGGAACTGTTAAGGATGAAGAGCCAAATGGAAAGAACTAAGGTTGCTCATATCAGAATTGTTTCCTATATGTATATCTTTGCAGAAGACTGTGATTGGTAATAATGTGTGCCTGAGCCCATGATAGTATACAGCCTATCATTCCCCTTATAACATAAATACAAGCTGTGGgggtgtaaatttatatattcgtaatgacaccccacaaaatcctattagtatcCAGTCTACACTGCAGGTGATAGATGTGGAGATCTGTTTCCAAACAAAATTTACCACCTcactgatgaatttaaatcccttcTCCAACAGCTTGCCATGTCCCTTTGTTATTCTAggagatatgaatagtagaaCCCTATTTGAGGTGATAGTGTTACCAATCAAAGAAGAAATTGCCtgtgttccatcatagaaagtTAGACTGTTGGAATTGCAAACActggggagtctacacattttcatgttcaaacaggCACATTGTCATCAATGACTGCCTTATTCATTTTAGTTGGTTACTAGTGATCATTTTCAAGTAGTGATGAGTGTAGCTTCAGATCTTCCATATTCAAggttacctaaatggaacattgaTAAAGCTGATTGGATAATATTCCAGGATCACAGCTCAATAAATGAATTGGCTGATGATTTCCCTGTGTAAATgatgctcttgattttttcagtataattatatttttggctGGTCTTCAATGAATACCTAGGACTTCAGGCATATTTATCTGCAACCAGTTCCCTGGGGACTTGTAAATActaggaaactcatagaactatgtGGTCAGCTTTCACCAGGTATTGCAGACGAAGATGTGAGTACTACCctattgaaatgtaaaaaaaaaaaagaagagctcATTTCcgcatggaaattaaaaaggcacgaagggaatcttggacaatttttatatgttcactaaattcaaaaacaCCCTTAACTTTAGTTTGGAAGAGGGTTAGAAAAATAACAGGCAAATTTATTTCTTGTCAACCTTCAGTTATCAAGATCAGTGATAGTGAAGTAGCAGATCCCCAGTTAGTGGCAAACTCATATCATTTTGctaatgtagcaaaaaaaaaaatgatgacagacCCTATTCAGCTGAAAGAAGGCTAAGGGAACAGGTAGAAgttaattttaatacatcaaggaatgaCCAATACAATGTACTTTTAACTACAagagaatttgaatcagccttaagtaaatgaattgaatcagctcctggactggataATATAAGATATTTAATGATAAAGCATACCCCCaaaaataccagatttttcataGAGAGAATTATCATCGCATTGAATTGACATCATGTCTGCGTGAGATCATgggaaaaaaatgatgaatactcgtttgatgtggtacttggaaaAATAGTTGTTgcctgctcagtgtggttttcaaAGTATGCACTCGACAACTGATGTGTTTGTTGAAATGGAATCTTCAGCATATGAAGCTTTTGCCAACAAGCACATCACGTCACTGTTTTCTATGGTCTTGGGAAGGCTTATGAAACAGCGTTGAGATAGGCATTTtgagggttctttatgaatgtaacctcaGAGacaatttgcctctttttatcaagtcatttttaaaatatagattGTTTCAGGTTCAGGTAGGAGCAACAATGTGAGATGTGTTCAACCAAGAAAGAGTGCtacaaggaagtgttttaagtaTTCTTAGCAATCAAGGAAGTATTCTAAGTATTCTTAGCAATCAATGGGGGTATCCTTAGCAATAAAGGAAGTTCTAATTATTCTTAGCAATCAGTGGGGTCTAAAATAAGTCCCCCAGATATAGCTTATACTCTTTTTTGTCGACGACCTTTCAGTATTTTTTGCAGCAACACGGATGGCCACCTTCAGCTGTGCATTGATAAcatagtaaagtgggctgagatgaatggttttaggttttcagctTGTAAAACagtaaccatgcacttttgccaaataagaggattccatcttgatccagatctgttcatacatgggcagagaattccataTGTCTTTGCTAAAGCAAGGTTTCTGAGATTGATTTTTGATAGGaagctgacttggattccacatctgaaacaTATTAAGACACAATGCTTGAATGCAATGAATGTGCTAAAAGTTCTGTCCCACACTTTTTGGGGTGCTAACTGAACTTAGATGTTGAGACTATACAAACCTTGGTCTTGTCAAAATTAACTAATGGGTGTGAAGTTTACAACTCAGGAAAGCTTAATAGATTTAAAATGCGTAATTCAAATCATCTTGGAGGAGTAAGATTagctacaggagcatttaaatcatctcccactgagtCCATGTTTAGttgctggtgagatgcctctggatcttcatTATCAGTGACTGCTGGTTTGGaactggtacagatttcagaggctccatAAGTTCTTAACTAACATTTGTATcggaaatgaaaggcattggcagtttATGAAAATCGCCCCAAGCAACCACAACCATttgtttttagagtaaaatgtataaccagACAATTAAACATGCTTAGGATGGAGACTTGACAAGCATGGTATTCCAGAGGTAAAATGGTGTAGCTATTTTAATCAAACGAAAGCAGGACTGTCCAGTGAGGCAatgattgtaatatttttaaatcaatcaGTTTCCAAGTAGTCCATAATTATTACACCGTAAACTAAACGTGATCGCTGAATTCACGGGTTGGGCTTACCAAGCTTTATTTCTTTCCAGATTGGAATCATTCAAAATTCGAAGGGGTACCAAGGAACTGTTTGCTCCTGTGTTCATCAAAACCTGTTTACCGGTTTTTGAGTTATCATTCTAGTTGATAGGATGGCCTTGCATATTCGTATTGTCCTTAATTTCTtagttgttttaattatttaaccCTTTGGAGGATACAGGATGGCTTTGTTAAGATTACCTTACATTTGAAGAAAAGTGAGAATGTGGTTCGGaattgctctctccctctctatcatACTCAGACACTAATATCCATGGTGCTTGATATGGGACTTTCTTCTTTTTGCACCGTGTACAAACACTTAGCCGTAGTTTGTTAAGTAATTTTCCTGTGCTATTTCCAGTGACGCAAAACTTTTAATTAAGAAATGACCCTTGTGAACCTCACGAAGGAAAGTTCAAGCGCAAGTTTTTTTTCCCCCCTAAtcatatactaattttttttcggCGACACCGGTTTTCTATGCTTTTTGTTTATAATACCCTGTATTTcggcgtatattatatataagtcaTTTAAGAATAAGTAGATTTTTGCAATTATAACTGCTAAAATTCACAACATGCAATAGCGACATACACACGAAAGTTACCTAAAATAACGCCGTaggatatttcataaaaaaaaaaaaactcgggtaTTCAGGAACGTGTAGGGCATATTGATTTTTATAGACAACACACGGGTAGGCGTGCGTGCAtacgtatatctatctatctgtctatctatctatctatctatatatgtctatacacacacacacacacacacatatatacatatatatatatatatatatatatatatatatatatatatatatatatatatatatatatacaacatatatatatatatatatctgttatatatctatctatctatctatctatctatatatatatatatatatatatatatatatatatatatatatatacatatatatatatacatatatatatatatatatatatatatatatatatatatatatatatatatatatatatatatatatctaattttcatAGACAACACACGGGTAGGCACGTGCACAcgtatgtctgtctatctatctatctatctatctatctatatatatatatatatatatatatatatatatatacatatatatatatatatatatatatatatatatatatatatatatatatatatatatatatatctatataattttcataGACAACACACGGGTAGGCGCGTGCACACAcgtatgtctatctatctatctatatatataatctatctatctatctatctatctatctatctatatacatatatatacgtatataaattatatatatgattatatacatatatatatatatatatatatatatatatacatatatatacacatatatatgtatatatatacatatatatattatatatatacatatgtatatatataatatatagatatatatgtatatatataatatatatatatatatatatgtatatatatacacatgtgtatatatatatacgtgtatataattatgtatataatttatatacgcatatatatgtatatatatagatagacagatagatatatacatatgttatttatatatatagatagatagatggatagacaacACACGGTAGGCGCGTGCACACatgtatatctgtttatctatctatctatatatatatatatatatatatatatatatatatatatatatatatatatatatatatatatatatatatatactgtatatataagaggTATTCTAAGTTCACCAGTTGTTATGTGAAcgctgaatataaaatatttattggacCCTTGTGAGAACTGTTAGCCAAACATTCCCCTGTGTCTAATTGTGGACTCAAATGTAACGTTACTCCCGTTGAACACCTGAGTTCAAGAGATTGAACTCTCTACACTCGCTTCATACAACAACACTGAGTTGTCCTTTCAAGGTCATTTAAACTTTTCGGTTCATTTGATTCAAATAAAACCGAAGGATTTATCCACAGCGAAACTTCTATGAGTTGtcgtattttataatttacccaTAATTTTTGATGGTATCGCTTTTATATGAGTAAAAGTACACAGTACAGAGAATAACAGAAAGACTTCAAAAGAGTGCATTTCACATTAATTTATTGACGGATTCTTTCTGTAACTTCGTTTTCCAATTTTCTTTCGTACATATTAAATAACACTGAAATTAGATGGAATTTCTCTATTTTATAAACAGGTTACTACTGGCTTGCGGCTGAAATATTCCTCTCCTCACTTTACCATTATCCTCTATATTTCACCAGGGAAGGCACTATATGCAAACTAGGCATTTTGTGAGAAAAGCtcaataaagtatatattattctatattttgAGAGAAAAGCACCAAAAAGgataaactatattttattaaaaattcttcaaaaattatGTAACAGAGCATGTCTCGAAGAAAACCAACAgaaactatatatgaaaatatattattttggccACTACAAATCCAAGTTTATATCATCCATACCAATGAATTGAATGATTTCCTATTATATCAGtcaatgttgatttttttaatgaaataaaaactatttttatgataaagctAAAGCAATAATAATTAGGGAAGTATTCCATTCTCCAACACAGCATggttaaaggagaaaaattatttctcgtattttggtaaatttactatttaaaggataaaacaaaatgattctttaaaatatataccaTTATGCCATAGCGTAGCCTCTAGGTATAATAGttaaaagtaatataatttatttgatggttaagaaaaagttaagtacaccttagtttaaccataccacggagctgattaacagctctcctagggctggcccgaaggattagatttatttttcgtggctaagaaccaattggttacctagcaacgggacctacagctcattgtggactccgaaccacattatagcgagaaatgaatttctgtcaccagaaataaattcctcttattcttcattggccggtcggagattcgaactcgcgaccagcagagtgctagctaagaatgGAACCTactctccaacgaggaacttgatgGTTAAGAACATTTTAAGCccatttttagtatttataaagtaaatgttAGTGGTTGGCTGTAAAAATTcaagtgatttatatattttattaaaaacgtCACAGTTAAGATTCCCAAACATATTTTGAAGAAACTTGATCAAATAATTCAATTCTTATGATTATGCTTCTACTAAGGGGTTAAGAGttgatgaaacacggtttttttgGGAACACCTTTTTtgtcaaagcatcggataaaggtgaaagttggcatgtGTATATTTGATAACCCTACCtgatttttgcaagtattatttagtacctaagttcaatagttctggtacttatcagagtaaaagtgtgtttcctattccagagccatcaaaatcgcaggtaagggttttgaacacataGTTACGTTaactatgacgtcatgaggctccacccacagtgaagagagtttacatatggggaaaacatcTCCTCACTGTGACTCTGCCCACTTTCCGTTGACacattcactaattgatattagtacctatcctaggcttcagcaatatcagtgatggcgagcaggatttgtcatcgttcccttgattgcattatcattctcaataattttattattgttattattattattattattattattattattattattattattatgtggaggtTTCATCATAACTTCCACaacagttgttgggactaagttgttaggcttggaattcttccattttcttgatattcgtattgtttctactttacaaataattcaatgtatgttattcatccacataatgaacaagcctatagctcatttgttagaactacatctattcagggcgagaatacaaaaagacagtccgttttgttttacctcaggtttcgacacacTATAGTCTTCTATTTGCTGCGGCAAGAGATGAGTGTTGCCAAGTAACTGTTAatcactatagaaataattacctatttacGCTATAGTATCTCTTGCCACTGGTCTTcttgcttgtatacaaagtggtaagctgtagcacaaatgcggTCTTGCAGCCATGAgaacaattccatatcctgctggccattatcgaatttgttgaagcatTAATGATTAAGATGAGAGATCTTAGAGTGATGCTTTATTAACAAACGACAGTGGTATTTTTATGAATTGCTGACCAGTCAGCGGCCAGAAAATTTTAATACTAACTAACAGACCCATAGtgcacatgcatttgattttagactttatgtCTTTTGACTATATGAAAACCAGATGTTTCTCAGTGTTGCTATCCTGCTGGCTCAATTTGTTGCTAAGGAGCGAGGTGTGGGAAGTCGCAGTCCACAAGCCAGGTGCAATGCAGGGGTCATGCAGGTGGCAACAGACTGTTGGCAAAGCGTGGGAAACTTCCATGGCACAAGAACCCCCTTAAAGTTGACCAGGGCATTGCAGAGGGCGTCCCGCCCTTGAAAACTGGATTGGAGGAGTATTGTCATCTGGCAAATATGCTCGTTTCGGGCAGTCGACAGCCACCCAGTCTGTTGGGCCATGAATGTCGATAAAGAAAGCTTTCTGCTTGTGGTTGATGACCTGGTAGGGGCCAGTGTATGGCTGGGTTGAAGGCGGTCGAACAGCATCGCTCTGATGAACATGTGTTGCAGTATGCAGATCCTTGGGGATAAAGGTCTTGTTGGTTGGCTTATAGGATGAGCAGTCAGGGGCGAATTCTCTGACGATGGTCTGGAGTCTGATGATGTTGGGTGAGGGGTTATTGTTGGGGAAGAATTCACCAGTTATCACAAGCGGATTGCCATACACCATCTCGGCTGCTGACAGGTCAAGTCCCTCTTTGGGTGCAGTCCAAAGTCTGAGGAGGACCCATGGAAGCTGCGAGTACCAGGTTGAGGAGTTGCAGCGAAACATCAGGGCTGTTTTCAAGGTGCTGTGGAACCTCTCAACCATGCCATTGGATTCAGGATGGTAGGCAGTTGTGTGATGTAACTGGGTGCTGAGGAGGCGGTTTAGGGACACCAGAGCTGCGATGTGAAGGTAGTGCCTCTGTCGGAGGTGATGTGATCAGATACGCCAAATCTGGACACACATGATGAGAGGAGAGCACTGGCACATGCTGCTGCTGAGGTCTCTTGTCATAGGGGCAGCTTTGGGCCATCTTGTTGAGCGGTTGACCATTGTGAGTAGGTACCGATGTCCTTAGAAGTGTGGGAGGGGTCCTACAAAGTCAATGTGGACATGGGCAAAACTGCGTTGCAGTTGATGTAAGAGCCTACACCTGAATTTGTGTGATGCTGGATTTTGGAGAACTGGCAGGAGGAACATTCATGTGCCCAAGACTTTGCATCTTTTGATATGCTGTGCCAGATGAAgctcttcttcaggagggtggcTGTGGATTGTCCTGCAGGGTGTGTCAGACCATGGATGATGTCCAAGACGTGACGTCTGAGTGCCTGTGGGATCCATGGGCATGGGCGGCTGGTGCTGATATCACAGGGGATGGAGGTAGGGCTGTTGTCATTAAGGGGGACATTGTGCTATATCAGAGATGTTAAGGTGGTCTTGCAGGCATTGAGCTCTGGGTCCTGCTGTTGCTTAGCTGCCAGCTGCTTGTAATCGAGGCCGAGGTACACTGCATCGATGGAGATTCTGGAGAGGACGTCAGCAATGGGGTTGTGTTTCCCAGGAACGTGGCAAAGGGTGTAGTTGAATTTGGCGATGGCTAACAAGTGGCGGCGTTGATGGGGTGACCAGGCAGACTGTCAGTTCATAGAATGCACTAGCGGTGGATGGTCAGTTTGAAGGGTGAAAGATGTTGCCTCCAAAAAATGTCAGAAGTGTTTGACGGTGAGGTATGCTGCCAGGAGTTGTTCTTCTCTGTCTTGCTGAGTTTCATGCTGAAAAAGGCGAGGGGTTGAGGACAACCTGGTTGATCTGCTCCAACACAGCTCCTTTGGATATGTCACTGGCGTCCGTGGACAGCAGTAGAGGATGACCAGATACAGGGAAAGAGAGGGCAGTGGCCTTGGCGAGGGCGTTTTTGGCAAAGGTGAAGGCAGCCTCCTGTGGGGATCCCCAGGCGAGGGCCTTGGGCTTGCCCTTGAGGACTTCGTAGAGTGGGGCCAAGGTCGAGGCGATGTTGGGCAAAAAGCGATGATAATAGTtcaccattccgaggaattcttgtagacTCTTGACGGTGGTAGGGGTGGGGTACTTCCTGACAGCAGCAACCTTCTCTGGCAAGGACTGGACCCCCTCAGGTGTTATGAGGTGCCCCAAGAATTCTACCCTCTTGGTGGTGAAGGAGCATTTGTCATATAAGATGAGGCCATTTTCTTGCAGGCGTTGGAGGACGATGTGCGGGTGTTGGAGGTgctcttcctttgatgcagagaaaattaaaatattgttgaCAAAACAGATACACAAGGGAAGGTCTCCCAGGATGCTCTTCATTGGTTACTGAAAAGTAGCTCCTGCATTGTGGAGGCCAAAGCAGGAGTAATTGAAGGTGAAGGTGCCGAAGGATGTTGTGATGGTGGTCTTCAGGATGTCTTCGGGATTCATGGGGACCTGGAAGTAACCTTTGAGAAGGTCAGCTTTGAGAAGATTTTTGCTCCATGTAGGAAAGTGGTCATGTCTGTGATGTTGGAGAGGGGGTAGCCAGAGTGCCTTGAGGATGCCAATGGATGTGGGAGAACCATCTGCTGCAGGAGGAAGACGGGCGAGGGCTCTCATCTTGAGAAGGGCAGTGGATGGGTGTTGATCACCCAAGGGTTGCAGTGCCACGTCGAAGACCTGTTGTACACAAACAGCTGGGGATGGCGTGAATCTGTACAGTAGGACCTTCTTCAGGTCTTCGTACTGCACGATGTCGTGCCCTTAGTGTCCAGCCACTCTGTCAGTTGGGGAAAGAGGTGGTCCGGCAGGGTGGCAAGGACATAATCTGCCTTGGACAACAATGACTTTACGCCCTTGATTTGGAGTGTGACTTCAGCCCGACGGAACCAAGTGTAGGCGCTAGTCGGTGTGAA
This region includes:
- the LOC136837237 gene encoding uncharacterized protein, translating into MVERFHSTLKTALMFRCNSSTWYSQLPWVLLRLWTAPKEGLDLSAAEMVYGNPLVITGEFFPNNNPSPNIIRLQTIVREFAPDCSSYKPTNKTFIPKDLHTATHVHQSDAVRPPSTQPYTGPYQVINHKQKAFFIDIHGPTDWVAVDCPKRAYLPDDNTPPIQFSRAGRPLQCPGQL